The Gemmatimonadales bacterium genome has a segment encoding these proteins:
- a CDS encoding ABC transporter permease, with the protein MSRGPAVALIRAAAVILGVVSLTFVLLHVAPGDPVTRLLGPAATTAQVAAVRHAMGLDRPLIVQYVAWIGRALHGDFGTSISTGRRVASLLADAWPATAALVALSLTLTWLIGIAVGAWQANARRRNLEGVVTAVAVAFNAMPAYWLALVLVMIFTYWLRVLPSFGASGLDADYLGVGGQISDRLRHLALPLLTLTLIGFGGAARFVRASMRDLRDAPFLVVARAKGVGSLRTVVRHQLRNALVPVVTLLGLSLPAFFSGTVFVESVFAWPGVGQLMVHGVQARDYPVVMAAATVSAVLVVAGNLAADALGEVVDPRTRRDGDTVG; encoded by the coding sequence ATGTCGAGAGGCCCGGCCGTCGCGCTGATTCGTGCAGCCGCCGTCATCCTCGGCGTGGTCTCGCTCACCTTTGTCCTCCTTCATGTCGCTCCTGGCGACCCGGTCACGCGACTCCTCGGGCCGGCGGCAACGACCGCGCAGGTCGCGGCCGTTCGCCACGCGATGGGCCTGGACCGGCCGCTCATCGTCCAGTACGTCGCCTGGATCGGTCGCGCGCTCCACGGCGATTTCGGCACGAGCATCTCCACCGGTCGGCGAGTCGCCTCGCTCCTTGCCGACGCGTGGCCGGCAACCGCGGCGCTCGTCGCCCTCTCGCTCACGCTGACCTGGCTGATCGGCATCGCCGTCGGCGCCTGGCAGGCCAACGCGCGACGGCGCAATCTCGAGGGCGTCGTCACGGCGGTTGCGGTCGCGTTCAATGCCATGCCGGCGTACTGGCTCGCGCTCGTCCTCGTCATGATCTTCACCTACTGGCTCCGGGTGCTTCCGTCGTTCGGAGCGAGCGGGCTCGATGCCGATTATCTCGGAGTCGGCGGGCAGATCAGCGACCGGTTGCGGCATCTGGCACTGCCGCTTCTGACGTTGACGCTGATCGGCTTTGGCGGCGCAGCCCGGTTCGTGCGCGCATCAATGCGCGACCTGCGCGATGCCCCGTTTCTCGTCGTGGCGCGCGCGAAGGGCGTCGGTTCGCTGCGCACGGTTGTCCGGCATCAGCTTCGCAACGCCCTGGTCCCCGTCGTCACCCTCCTCGGCCTCTCGCTACCGGCGTTCTTCTCCGGCACGGTGTTCGTGGAGTCGGTGTTCGCGTGGCCCGGCGTCGGGCAGCTGATGGTGCACGGGGTCCAGGCGCGCGACTACCCCGTCGTGATGGCGGCGGCGACGGTGAGCGCGGTGCTGGTGGTCGCCGGCAACCTTGCGGCTGACGCGCTCGGCGAAGTCGTCGACCCGCGGACGCGCCGCGACGGTGACACCGTTGGCTGA
- a CDS encoding ABC transporter permease — translation MAESRRLRGDIPTIVGATILAACAVAAIIVPIVAPSSMPANVVASRFLPPLARDAGHAMHLLGTDRLGRDVWSRLWEGARISLSVGLLTMAISLLIGVAVGAVAAFVGGAVATALLAVTDFALGVPRVVLLLLLAALWPPSALQVIAVLGVTGWMPIARLVYADVRAQLGRPYVSGAEALGAGRFRLLAEHIVPHIAPPVLAAVTLGIGNAITLEAGLSFLGLGVQPPAASWGSLIASGRDTVVNAPWVGLAPGIALVVVVVSCTLIADGLQERSQSA, via the coding sequence TTGGCTGAATCACGGCGGCTGCGCGGCGACATCCCGACGATCGTCGGCGCGACCATTCTCGCCGCCTGCGCCGTCGCCGCGATCATCGTGCCGATCGTCGCGCCATCGTCGATGCCGGCGAACGTCGTCGCGAGCCGCTTCCTGCCGCCGCTGGCGCGCGACGCCGGACACGCGATGCACCTCCTCGGGACCGATCGTCTCGGTCGCGATGTCTGGTCGCGTCTCTGGGAAGGGGCACGGATTTCCCTGAGCGTCGGCCTGCTCACGATGGCGATCTCGCTGCTGATCGGTGTGGCCGTCGGCGCGGTGGCAGCCTTCGTGGGTGGCGCGGTTGCAACGGCCCTTCTCGCGGTCACCGATTTCGCCCTCGGCGTGCCGCGCGTCGTCCTCCTCCTCCTTCTCGCCGCGTTGTGGCCGCCGAGCGCGCTGCAGGTCATCGCCGTTCTTGGCGTCACCGGCTGGATGCCGATTGCGCGGCTGGTGTACGCCGATGTACGCGCCCAGCTCGGTCGGCCGTATGTCTCAGGTGCCGAAGCCCTCGGTGCGGGAAGGTTCCGGCTCCTCGCGGAGCACATCGTGCCGCACATCGCACCGCCGGTCCTCGCCGCCGTCACGCTCGGTATCGGCAACGCCATTACCCTTGAGGCGGGGCTATCGTTTCTCGGACTTGGAGTGCAGCCTCCGGCGGCCTCATGGGGGTCGTTGATCGCATCGGGCAGAGATACCGTCGTCAATGCGCCGTGGGTCGGACTGGCGCCCGGGATTGCCCTGGTCGTCGTGGTGGTGAGCTGTACCCTGATCGCCGACGGACTGCAGGAACGCTCGCAGTCCGCGTGA
- a CDS encoding UPF0182 family protein gives MTRRRIVVLVLCLLLLFCFWLIPTAASALTDLWFFREIGYQGVFTTQLVTQLLLFVIVCGLSVAFLWFNLMLAQQGIAPVPFVVPVGGKAAGMINVTALVRRVTPIAAIVIGVMIASGTIGSWAMVLQALHPTPFGITDPVFGRDIGFYIFTLPALDSTLALVRGVVLLALILLVPIYRLRRDILLVPPRRLRVEPGAARHLAILLAAFFVLGAVQIWFVDLSNLLYSDTGPLVGASFTDLHATMPMLRLSAFLALGVAVAILAGNARGTLGRWTAWSVGVYAAVVLVGRGLFPAVMQKLVVAPTELTRERPYLRNHIVATRAAWGLDSVQVKDLDDVGTLTQASIAANAATIDNVRLWDRDPLLQTFSQLQEIRTYYNFASIDDDRYWIDGKYRQVLLSPRELNAAALPTRTFINEHLTFTHGMGLTMAPVNQVTDEGLPVLFIKDLPPVSTVSLKITRPQVYYGEAEYDYAVVGTKEKEFDHPVGDQNVFDSYQGTGGVGVGNVVRRLIFSVALGTSKIFFSGDITDRSRILYYRNIRDRVTRALPFLAFDHDPYLVIAADGTLKWLLDGYTSTDRYPYAARAGDGTTYMRNSVKVVLDAYNGSLTAYVSAPHDPLIETWSRIFPGIFHSIDSMPPDLRAHLRVPDELYRQQTRLYTTYHMDAPDDFYQRNDQWQIPAVDEATGAVPFMRHIVMRLPGEQQAEYIYMVPFTQRGKDNLSAWMVARNDGAEYGKLVAYRLPRQSLVYGPSQVEARINQDTDISRQLSLWDQRGSKVVRGDLLVIPIEQSLLYVQPLYLQADKGRIPELKRVVVVYGDRVVMDETLDAALATLFGGTAAGTKAPVAAETLGQSAPQATGVSATMQAQFTEARRHFQAALDAQRNGDWARYGAEIKALGAILDRVPPAP, from the coding sequence GTGACACGTCGCAGGATCGTGGTACTGGTGTTGTGTCTGCTGCTCCTCTTCTGTTTCTGGCTGATTCCGACTGCTGCATCGGCGTTGACCGACCTCTGGTTCTTCCGCGAGATCGGATATCAGGGCGTCTTCACCACGCAACTGGTGACGCAGCTCCTCCTCTTCGTGATCGTCTGCGGCCTCTCGGTCGCGTTCCTCTGGTTCAATCTCATGCTCGCCCAACAAGGGATCGCGCCGGTGCCGTTTGTCGTCCCGGTGGGCGGCAAGGCCGCAGGGATGATCAACGTGACCGCGCTGGTGCGTCGCGTCACGCCAATCGCCGCGATCGTGATCGGCGTCATGATTGCGTCGGGCACGATCGGATCATGGGCGATGGTGCTGCAGGCACTCCACCCGACGCCATTCGGCATCACCGACCCGGTGTTCGGACGCGACATCGGATTCTACATCTTCACCCTCCCCGCTCTCGACTCCACCCTGGCGCTCGTGCGCGGTGTGGTTCTTCTTGCGCTGATCCTCCTCGTCCCGATCTACCGGCTCCGCCGCGACATCCTTCTCGTGCCGCCGCGCCGGTTGCGGGTCGAGCCGGGAGCGGCGCGTCATCTCGCGATCCTGCTCGCGGCGTTCTTTGTGCTGGGGGCGGTGCAGATCTGGTTCGTCGATCTCTCGAACCTCCTGTACTCCGACACCGGTCCGCTGGTCGGTGCGAGCTTCACCGATCTGCATGCCACGATGCCGATGCTGCGGTTGTCGGCGTTCCTGGCACTCGGCGTGGCAGTCGCGATCCTGGCAGGAAACGCCCGGGGAACACTGGGGCGATGGACGGCATGGAGCGTGGGGGTCTACGCGGCAGTCGTACTGGTCGGGCGCGGGCTTTTCCCTGCGGTCATGCAGAAGCTCGTGGTAGCGCCGACGGAACTGACCCGCGAGCGGCCGTACCTGCGGAATCACATCGTCGCCACGCGCGCAGCCTGGGGACTCGACAGCGTGCAGGTGAAGGACCTCGATGACGTCGGGACGCTGACGCAGGCAAGCATCGCCGCCAACGCGGCGACGATCGACAATGTTCGGCTCTGGGATCGCGATCCGCTCCTTCAGACCTTCAGCCAGCTGCAGGAGATCCGGACCTACTACAACTTCGCGTCGATCGACGACGACCGGTACTGGATCGACGGCAAGTACCGGCAGGTGCTCCTCTCGCCGCGCGAACTGAACGCCGCGGCGCTACCGACCCGCACCTTCATCAACGAGCACCTGACGTTCACGCACGGCATGGGATTGACGATGGCGCCGGTCAATCAGGTGACCGACGAAGGGCTGCCGGTACTGTTCATCAAGGATCTTCCGCCGGTCTCCACCGTGTCACTCAAGATCACCCGGCCGCAGGTCTACTACGGCGAAGCAGAGTACGACTACGCCGTCGTGGGGACGAAGGAAAAGGAGTTTGATCATCCGGTCGGCGACCAGAATGTCTTCGACAGCTATCAGGGAACCGGCGGCGTCGGCGTCGGCAACGTGGTGCGCCGCCTGATCTTCTCGGTCGCGCTCGGCACGTCGAAGATCTTCTTCTCCGGTGATATCACCGACCGGAGTCGCATTCTCTACTATCGGAACATTCGTGATCGGGTGACGCGCGCACTTCCGTTCCTGGCATTCGATCACGATCCGTACCTCGTGATTGCTGCCGACGGGACGCTCAAATGGCTGCTCGACGGCTACACCAGTACCGACCGCTACCCATACGCCGCGCGGGCCGGTGACGGCACGACGTACATGCGCAACAGCGTCAAGGTCGTCCTCGACGCCTACAACGGTTCGCTGACGGCGTACGTGAGCGCACCGCACGATCCATTGATCGAGACCTGGTCACGGATCTTCCCCGGGATCTTCCATTCGATCGACAGCATGCCGCCGGATCTGCGGGCGCATCTGCGGGTGCCGGATGAACTCTACCGGCAGCAGACCCGGCTCTATACCACCTACCACATGGATGCGCCGGATGATTTCTATCAGCGCAACGACCAGTGGCAGATCCCCGCGGTCGACGAAGCGACCGGTGCGGTGCCGTTCATGCGCCACATCGTCATGCGGCTCCCCGGCGAACAGCAGGCCGAGTACATCTACATGGTGCCGTTCACGCAACGCGGGAAGGACAATCTCTCGGCGTGGATGGTAGCGCGGAACGACGGCGCCGAGTATGGCAAGCTGGTTGCGTACCGCCTCCCGCGGCAGAGCCTCGTCTACGGACCGAGCCAGGTGGAAGCGCGCATCAATCAGGATACCGACATCTCGCGGCAGCTCTCGCTCTGGGATCAGCGCGGTTCGAAGGTGGTTCGCGGCGACCTCCTGGTGATTCCGATCGAGCAGTCACTGCTGTACGTCCAGCCGCTCTATCTGCAGGCCGACAAGGGACGAATCCCCGAGCTCAAGCGGGTCGTCGTGGTCTACGGCGACAGAGTAGTAATGGATGAGACCCTCGACGCGGCGCTCGCCACCCTCTTTGGGGGTACCGCGGCCGGTACAAAGGCTCCGGTGGCAGCGGAGACGTTGGGACAGTCCGCACCGCAGGCCACCGGGGTCAGTGCCACGATGCAGGCCCAGTTCACGGAGGCACGGCGGCACTTCCAGGCTGCACTCGACGCGCAGCGGAACGGCGACTGGGCCCGTTACGGCGCGGAGATCAAGGCGCTCGGCGCGATTCTCGACCGGGTGCCGCCCGCTCCCTGA
- a CDS encoding type 1 glutamine amidotransferase domain-containing protein has translation MTLPLDGKRIAVLIAEGVEDLEFHVPYMRLQEEGADVVGAAVTPDTVRGKHGLEIRPDVTVDTLDPAELAGLVIPGGWAPDKLRRSAAVRSLVVELHRLERPIGIICHGGLVAISAEIVSGRRATGSLGIKDDLVNAGATWVDVPAFRDGHLVWGRVVADIPAFCRELVALLRERAAPGRESRRAP, from the coding sequence ATGACATTGCCACTCGACGGAAAGCGCATTGCGGTTCTGATCGCCGAGGGCGTGGAAGATCTCGAATTCCACGTCCCGTACATGCGGCTGCAGGAGGAGGGTGCCGATGTCGTCGGTGCAGCGGTCACGCCCGACACGGTGCGTGGCAAACACGGTCTCGAGATCCGCCCGGACGTGACCGTCGACACCCTTGATCCAGCCGAGCTCGCGGGGCTGGTGATTCCCGGCGGGTGGGCGCCCGACAAGCTCCGCCGTTCCGCCGCGGTGCGGTCGCTGGTGGTGGAGCTGCATCGGCTTGAACGTCCGATCGGGATCATCTGTCACGGTGGGCTCGTGGCGATTTCGGCGGAGATCGTCAGCGGGCGGCGCGCCACCGGTTCGCTCGGGATCAAGGACGATCTCGTCAACGCCGGCGCGACGTGGGTCGACGTCCCGGCGTTCCGCGACGGGCATCTGGTGTGGGGCCGGGTCGTGGCGGACATTCCGGCGTTCTGCCGGGAGCTGGTGGCACTCCTCAGGGAGCGGGCGGCACCCGGTCGAGAATCGCGCCGAGCGCCTTGA
- a CDS encoding glycoside hydrolase family 38 C-terminal domain-containing protein, translating into MSDGGSFTFHIICHTHWDREWYLPAAAFRARLVAAFADLIPLLERERDARFLLDGQTVILDDVHATVPQWQPRSESLVRSGQLEIGPWYILADELIPSGESLVRNLIEGRRDAAGAGHRMDVLYSPDAFGHPSVFPSLAREFGIENAVIWRGAVSPTGSDTDLYWWSGADGSRTLVYHLPPAGYEIGSGLLESPATIADEWARIGPALMRRSATSDVAVFVGADHHAPPISARAIREALEQADPGATFRLSSLTEYFAAVRGAVSGAAIPTIAGERRWSFGHTWTLPGARAIRTRALRRFGAAELLLLRKAEPLAALAFGVNRVDVHELARSARRALLECQFHDTLCGCSSDAVAQEQATRLTAVAAIASEISRRALHKMAHHDADQARTTPTRTRPVMLLWNPAARRRGGIVTATATAFRRDILVGPPGGRIAGGDGGFTPIELVAPDGSAIPVQLLNVAPALERIESSRHYPDLDEVDRSTIAFEAPATPGLGLSALTLRRSTAVPEPTDLEVNSGRLANRFVEVHCGRDGRVDLIDRRSGERYRDLLGLVSETDAGDSYTPEIIAGTAIRASSTVARVIGAGPLVGAIESTLTITRPSGRIRARRILILHADAPALRVRFELDNDATDHRLRTSIPVNARTTVVSGSAFGVEERESVEVDVNDFPDEHPLPTAPAQRFAAVSAGNRGIALFAPGFFEYEWRDETVWLTLIRSVGELSKNTLRARPGHAGWPIATPDAQELGPHLLEFAVAPIAHDDARRVDALEELWEDLFLPLQPEFIRNCSGGSSTEQPIGVTLDGPGLVFTSCKVAESEEGIVLRCYNTTSAPVRGRWVLTSAVAGAARIRADESIVSSLPFGAAGVPFIAEPRAIISVLIRFTAS; encoded by the coding sequence GTGAGCGACGGCGGCAGCTTCACCTTCCACATCATCTGCCACACGCACTGGGATCGCGAGTGGTATCTCCCGGCGGCCGCGTTCCGTGCCCGCCTGGTCGCCGCTTTCGCCGATCTGATCCCTCTTCTCGAACGCGAACGCGACGCCCGCTTTCTACTCGATGGGCAGACCGTCATCCTTGACGACGTCCACGCTACGGTGCCGCAATGGCAACCGCGATCGGAATCGCTGGTGCGATCGGGCCAACTCGAGATCGGCCCCTGGTACATCCTCGCCGACGAACTGATCCCGTCCGGTGAATCGCTGGTGCGGAACCTGATCGAAGGGCGGCGTGATGCTGCCGGTGCTGGTCACCGGATGGACGTGCTCTATTCCCCCGATGCCTTCGGCCATCCGTCAGTCTTTCCGTCGCTTGCCAGGGAATTCGGGATCGAGAACGCTGTCATCTGGCGCGGGGCGGTGTCTCCGACCGGAAGCGACACCGACCTCTACTGGTGGTCCGGCGCCGATGGATCGCGCACGCTCGTCTACCACCTCCCGCCCGCCGGATATGAAATCGGTTCGGGGCTGCTTGAATCGCCGGCCACAATCGCAGATGAGTGGGCGCGGATCGGACCGGCACTCATGCGTCGCTCGGCAACCTCGGACGTTGCGGTCTTCGTGGGCGCTGATCATCACGCCCCGCCCATCAGCGCCCGCGCCATTCGCGAGGCGCTCGAACAAGCGGATCCCGGCGCAACCTTCCGGCTGAGCTCCCTCACCGAGTATTTCGCGGCAGTGCGCGGCGCGGTGTCCGGTGCAGCGATTCCAACGATAGCCGGAGAGCGACGATGGTCGTTCGGTCACACCTGGACTCTCCCGGGTGCCCGCGCGATTCGCACGCGGGCGCTGCGCCGCTTCGGCGCTGCGGAGCTTCTGCTGCTCCGCAAGGCCGAGCCGCTGGCGGCATTGGCGTTCGGCGTCAATCGCGTCGACGTGCACGAGCTCGCTCGATCGGCGCGGCGCGCATTGCTCGAGTGCCAGTTCCACGACACGCTCTGCGGGTGCAGCAGCGATGCCGTCGCGCAGGAGCAGGCGACCCGATTGACCGCAGTTGCGGCGATCGCCAGCGAGATCTCGCGCCGCGCGCTCCACAAGATGGCGCACCACGATGCCGACCAGGCGCGGACGACGCCGACAAGGACGCGGCCGGTCATGCTCCTCTGGAACCCCGCGGCGCGGCGCAGAGGCGGGATTGTGACGGCGACGGCGACGGCGTTCCGCCGTGACATCCTGGTTGGCCCACCGGGAGGAAGAATCGCCGGCGGCGACGGCGGATTCACGCCGATCGAACTGGTCGCGCCGGATGGCAGTGCGATTCCGGTGCAATTGCTCAATGTCGCACCAGCGCTTGAGCGGATCGAGTCGTCGCGCCACTATCCCGATCTCGACGAGGTCGACCGGTCGACGATCGCGTTCGAAGCCCCGGCAACGCCGGGACTCGGCCTCAGCGCGCTTACGCTCCGCAGGAGCACCGCAGTGCCGGAACCGACCGATCTCGAAGTCAACTCCGGGCGACTCGCGAATCGCTTTGTTGAAGTGCATTGCGGGCGCGATGGGCGCGTCGACCTGATCGATCGGCGAAGCGGTGAGCGCTATCGGGATCTGCTGGGGCTCGTCAGCGAAACCGACGCCGGCGACAGCTACACGCCTGAGATCATCGCCGGGACGGCGATTCGCGCCTCGTCAACCGTGGCGCGAGTGATCGGCGCGGGCCCCCTCGTCGGCGCGATCGAATCGACCCTGACCATCACTCGCCCGAGTGGCCGCATCCGCGCGCGTCGCATTCTCATCCTTCACGCCGATGCTCCCGCACTGCGGGTTCGATTCGAACTCGACAATGACGCGACTGATCATCGACTCCGCACCAGCATTCCGGTGAATGCACGGACGACCGTCGTCAGCGGCAGCGCATTCGGAGTCGAGGAACGGGAATCAGTGGAAGTCGACGTGAACGACTTCCCCGATGAGCATCCGCTGCCGACGGCACCGGCGCAGCGATTCGCCGCCGTGAGCGCCGGCAATCGCGGCATCGCGCTGTTCGCGCCCGGCTTCTTCGAATACGAATGGCGCGACGAGACGGTGTGGCTCACGCTGATCCGATCGGTCGGCGAGCTCTCGAAGAACACTCTTCGCGCACGCCCCGGCCACGCGGGATGGCCGATCGCAACACCCGATGCGCAGGAGCTCGGTCCGCACCTCCTGGAATTCGCGGTCGCACCGATCGCTCATGATGATGCACGCCGGGTCGACGCATTGGAGGAGCTGTGGGAAGACCTCTTCCTGCCGCTCCAACCGGAATTCATCCGAAACTGCAGCGGCGGCAGTTCGACCGAGCAGCCGATTGGCGTGACGCTCGACGGGCCGGGACTGGTGTTCACCAGCTGCAAGGTGGCGGAGTCCGAGGAGGGGATCGTGCTCCGCTGCTACAATACGACGTCGGCTCCTGTTCGCGGCCGCTGGGTTCTGACGTCCGCAGTTGCCGGCGCCGCCCGGATTCGCGCCGACGAATCCATCGTGTCGTCGCTGCCATTTGGCGCCGCGGGCGTCCCATTCATCGCCGAGCCGCGTGCGATCATTTCAGTGCTGATCCGCTTCACCGCATCCTGA
- a CDS encoding aldo/keto reductase: protein MHTSLPTAPLGTTGMTITRVGLGAWAIGGGDWRFGWGAQDDQDSIATIRHAIERGINWIDAAAVYGLGHSEQVVGMALRDYPRADRPLVFTKCGMEWGGDPAVEPRRVATAASVRREVQDSLKRLGVEQIDLYQVHWPPADQTPIDEYWGAMLDLRREGIVRTVGLCNHDAEQVQRAEALGHVDTLQSPFSMIRRQLAEVQIPRCAERGTGVLPYSPMQSGLLTGSFSADRVRSLPSNDWRSRSERFAGENLDRALALVDRVRPIAERHGTTVGAVAIAWTLAWRGVTGAIVGARSPEQIDGWIGAASLVLTPADLQEIAAAIDASGAGGGPSRPA, encoded by the coding sequence ATGCACACATCCCTCCCGACCGCTCCCCTCGGCACCACCGGCATGACGATCACGCGTGTCGGTCTCGGCGCCTGGGCTATCGGCGGCGGCGACTGGCGTTTCGGGTGGGGCGCGCAGGATGACCAGGACTCCATCGCCACAATCCGTCACGCAATCGAACGCGGGATCAACTGGATCGACGCCGCCGCGGTGTACGGTCTCGGGCATTCGGAGCAAGTCGTTGGGATGGCGTTGCGTGACTATCCGCGCGCGGATCGACCGCTGGTCTTCACCAAGTGCGGGATGGAATGGGGCGGCGACCCCGCGGTGGAACCGCGCCGCGTTGCGACGGCAGCCAGCGTTCGTCGCGAAGTCCAGGATTCGCTCAAGCGGCTTGGCGTCGAGCAGATCGATCTCTACCAGGTTCATTGGCCCCCCGCCGACCAGACGCCGATCGACGAGTACTGGGGTGCGATGCTCGACTTGCGCCGCGAAGGGATCGTACGCACAGTCGGCTTGTGCAACCACGACGCCGAGCAGGTGCAGCGTGCTGAGGCGCTCGGCCACGTCGACACGTTGCAATCACCGTTCTCGATGATCCGCCGCCAACTCGCGGAGGTGCAGATTCCCCGTTGCGCCGAACGCGGCACGGGCGTGCTGCCATACTCACCGATGCAGTCGGGACTGCTGACCGGATCGTTCAGCGCGGACCGCGTCAGATCGCTCCCGTCGAACGACTGGCGCTCGCGCTCCGAACGGTTCGCCGGCGAGAACCTCGACCGGGCGCTCGCCCTTGTCGACCGCGTCCGGCCGATCGCCGAGCGGCACGGTACGACGGTAGGGGCCGTCGCGATCGCCTGGACGCTGGCGTGGCGCGGCGTCACCGGTGCGATCGTCGGCGCGCGCAGCCCCGAACAGATCGACGGATGGATCGGTGCGGCATCGCTGGTGCTCACTCCGGCGGATCTGCAGGAGATCGCCGCCGCGATCGACGCGAGCGGCGCCGGCGGCGGGCCGAGCCGACCAGCGTGA
- a CDS encoding alpha-L-fucosidase, protein MTSRREFLVASAAAAVHRHTALRLTGGLVRPVPSRPQLDWQRKELALFHHFGVNTFTNREWGDGTEDPAIFAPSGLDTRQWARTAKQAGFRTAILTAKHHDGFCLWPTKTTSHSVASSHWREGHGDVVREFVEACRGEGLDAGLYLSPWDRNAPAYGDSPRYNDMYAAQLTELLTGYGPIHEVWFDGANGEGPNGRKQTYDWPRVWGIVRKLQPNAVIFSDAGPDVRWIGNENGSAGDPDWSTVDPSVVPYPGASGDGVIRMLQHGDPNGVVWRPGETDVSIRPGWFYHPNEDGSVKTPDRLVDLYLSSVGRNSKLLLNVPPTREGVLHQNDVASLTGMRDRLDALMRNDLVRGAHLRWKSSGNQAVATAAFPHPVTISLIDLGEQIEYGQSVSSYQVDGWSGDVWQPLSHGITIGYRKLDRCDPTTCTQLRLTIQSLTPKARPVRLAAYSPS, encoded by the coding sequence GTGACCAGCCGCCGGGAATTCCTCGTCGCAAGCGCCGCCGCGGCGGTGCATCGGCATACCGCGCTGCGCCTGACCGGCGGCCTCGTCCGGCCGGTCCCGAGCCGGCCCCAACTCGACTGGCAGCGGAAGGAACTGGCGCTCTTCCATCATTTCGGCGTCAACACGTTCACCAACCGCGAGTGGGGAGACGGCACCGAGGATCCGGCGATCTTCGCGCCGAGCGGACTCGACACCAGGCAGTGGGCTCGAACCGCGAAGCAGGCCGGGTTTCGCACGGCGATCCTCACGGCAAAGCATCACGACGGCTTCTGCCTCTGGCCGACGAAGACGACCTCCCACTCGGTCGCATCGAGTCATTGGCGCGAGGGACACGGCGATGTGGTAAGAGAGTTCGTCGAGGCCTGCCGCGGTGAGGGTCTCGACGCCGGGTTGTATCTCTCGCCGTGGGATCGAAATGCGCCCGCGTACGGCGATTCGCCACGCTACAACGACATGTACGCGGCACAGCTCACTGAACTGCTCACCGGTTACGGACCGATCCACGAAGTCTGGTTCGACGGTGCAAACGGCGAGGGACCCAACGGCAGGAAGCAGACGTACGATTGGCCGCGAGTCTGGGGGATCGTCCGGAAGCTGCAACCGAACGCGGTGATCTTCTCCGACGCGGGCCCCGACGTTCGATGGATCGGCAACGAGAACGGCTCGGCCGGCGATCCTGACTGGTCGACTGTCGACCCGTCGGTAGTTCCCTATCCAGGTGCCAGCGGCGATGGCGTCATCAGGATGCTGCAGCACGGCGATCCGAATGGCGTCGTGTGGCGGCCGGGAGAGACCGACGTGTCGATCAGGCCAGGATGGTTCTACCATCCGAACGAAGATGGATCGGTGAAGACGCCGGACCGTCTGGTTGACCTGTATCTCTCGTCGGTCGGGCGGAATTCGAAGCTCCTCCTCAACGTCCCGCCGACCCGCGAAGGCGTGCTGCATCAAAACGACGTCGCGTCGCTCACCGGGATGCGCGACCGGCTCGATGCGCTGATGCGCAACGATCTGGTTCGAGGTGCGCATCTCCGCTGGAAGAGTTCAGGCAATCAAGCTGTTGCGACGGCGGCGTTCCCTCACCCGGTCACGATCTCGCTGATCGATCTCGGTGAACAGATCGAGTACGGCCAGTCGGTGTCGAGCTACCAGGTCGATGGCTGGAGCGGTGACGTGTGGCAGCCGCTGTCGCACGGCATCACGATCGGATATCGGAAGCTGGATCGGTGCGATCCCACGACGTGCACCCAGCTTCGACTCACCATTCAGTCGCTCACACCCAAGGCGCGGCCGGTTCGCCTCGCCGCCTATTCGCCATCGTAA